A single window of Streptomyces sp. NBC_00464 DNA harbors:
- a CDS encoding HAD hydrolase family protein, translating into MTSATEQPAPAAPRLIATDLDGTLLRDDKTVSDRTVAALAAAEEAGIEVFFVTGRPARWMDVVSDHVHGHGLAICANGAAVADLHAGGRLLKVRALERQTALDVVHTLRAAAPGTSFAVELATGIHYEPAYPPFHLDPGATVAVAEKLLQEETPGSGAPVLKLLAHHGELAPDDFLALALRVAGDRASFTRSSPTALLEVSGPGVSKASTLELCCAERGITSAEVVAFGDMPNDVEMLSWAGTSYAMGNAHPAALAAASGRTVTNNEDGVAVVIERIIAERARPRAER; encoded by the coding sequence GTGACCTCAGCTACCGAACAGCCCGCTCCTGCCGCTCCCCGGCTGATCGCCACCGACCTGGACGGCACCCTCCTGCGCGACGACAAGACCGTCTCGGACCGCACGGTCGCGGCGCTGGCCGCTGCCGAGGAGGCCGGGATCGAGGTCTTCTTCGTCACCGGCCGCCCCGCCCGCTGGATGGACGTCGTCAGCGACCATGTGCACGGCCACGGCCTGGCGATCTGCGCCAACGGCGCGGCCGTCGCCGACCTGCATGCGGGGGGCAGGCTGCTGAAGGTGCGGGCCCTGGAACGGCAGACGGCTCTCGATGTCGTGCACACGCTGCGTGCTGCCGCCCCCGGCACTTCGTTCGCCGTCGAGCTGGCCACCGGTATTCACTACGAACCGGCCTACCCGCCCTTCCACCTGGATCCGGGTGCCACGGTGGCCGTCGCCGAGAAGCTGCTCCAGGAGGAGACGCCGGGCAGTGGCGCCCCCGTGCTGAAGCTTCTGGCCCACCACGGCGAACTGGCCCCGGACGACTTCCTCGCCCTGGCGCTCAGGGTGGCCGGCGACCGCGCATCCTTCACCCGGTCCAGCCCCACGGCGCTCCTGGAGGTCAGCGGACCCGGTGTCTCCAAGGCCAGCACGCTGGAGCTGTGCTGTGCCGAGCGCGGCATCACCTCCGCCGAGGTCGTCGCCTTCGGCGACATGCCGAACGACGTGGAGATGCTGAGCTGGGCGGGCACGTCGTACGCGATGGGCAACGCCCATCCGGCCGCTCTGGCGGCGGCCTCCGGCCGTACGGTCACCAACAACGAGGACGGCGTCGCTGTCGTCATCGAGCGGATCATCGCCGAACGCGCCCGGCCCCGCGCGGAGCGCTGA
- a CDS encoding sensor histidine kinase, protein MGPTDSLDAATEATRSLQGLSTELTARVPRLLEAMRSVGTGLELHSTLDRICETAAELAHSRYAAIGVVDEEGKGLSDFVTYGISEAVARRIGRRPDGHRGLLGALIHDPRPLRLADLTSDPRFAGLPPGHPPMRTFLGVPIRVQGEIFGNLYLAEKTDGGEFNDYDLHMVRVLATEAGIAIGNARLYEAARQRERWIDGSVAVTTALLSGGDADDALSVVAEQARHLAGSAAGIVLLPAEDGGLEIVAVSADDPSASLGVIIPAHSPVVARLLSGEAVFIDDSATDSRMITRLADRFGPSMMLPLHSGGRVLGALATPRARGGRPFTETERTLATQFASQAALALMMAEAQRDRERLAVYEDRDRIARDLHDLVIQRLFATGMMLESAQRRSDVPEVQTGVGRAVDELDVTIQEIRTAIFALQQEPAEAPSGLRTRVLREINMAAVPLGFKPSHRFLGPVDSLVGELTGKNLIAALREALSNSFRHAGAARIDVVVDATATLPDGRDAVRLSVADDGVGIPAGGRRSGLRNLARRAESLGGASWFGPGIGEDGAGTTVVWQAPL, encoded by the coding sequence ATGGGCCCGACGGACTCGCTCGACGCCGCGACGGAGGCGACCCGCAGCCTGCAGGGCCTGTCCACGGAACTCACCGCCCGCGTACCGCGCCTGCTGGAAGCCATGCGGTCGGTGGGCACGGGGCTCGAACTCCACTCCACGCTCGACCGGATCTGTGAGACGGCTGCCGAGTTGGCGCACTCCCGCTATGCGGCCATCGGTGTCGTGGACGAGGAGGGCAAGGGGCTTTCCGACTTCGTCACATACGGAATCTCCGAGGCTGTGGCGCGCCGGATCGGGCGTCGGCCGGACGGGCACCGCGGGCTGCTCGGCGCCCTCATCCACGACCCGCGCCCCCTGCGGCTTGCCGACCTGACGTCCGACCCGAGATTCGCGGGCCTCCCTCCGGGCCATCCACCGATGCGCACGTTCCTCGGCGTTCCGATCCGGGTCCAGGGCGAGATCTTCGGCAATCTGTATCTGGCCGAAAAGACCGACGGCGGCGAGTTCAACGACTACGACCTGCACATGGTCCGCGTGCTGGCCACCGAGGCCGGCATCGCCATCGGCAACGCGCGCTTGTACGAGGCGGCCAGGCAGCGCGAGCGGTGGATCGACGGTTCGGTGGCAGTGACCACTGCCCTGCTGTCCGGCGGGGACGCCGACGACGCGCTCTCCGTTGTTGCCGAACAGGCCCGCCATCTCGCCGGATCCGCGGCCGGCATCGTGCTGCTGCCCGCCGAGGACGGGGGACTGGAGATCGTCGCCGTCTCCGCGGACGATCCGTCCGCCTCGCTCGGAGTGATCATTCCGGCACACAGTCCCGTGGTGGCCAGACTGTTGAGCGGTGAGGCGGTCTTCATCGACGACTCGGCCACCGACTCCCGCATGATCACGAGGCTGGCGGACCGGTTCGGCCCGAGCATGATGCTCCCGCTGCACAGCGGGGGCAGGGTGCTCGGAGCGCTCGCCACACCGCGCGCCAGAGGCGGCCGGCCGTTCACGGAGACCGAGCGGACCCTCGCCACCCAGTTCGCCTCGCAGGCCGCACTGGCGCTCATGATGGCCGAGGCGCAGCGCGATCGGGAGCGGCTCGCGGTCTACGAGGACCGCGACCGTATCGCCCGCGACCTGCACGATCTGGTCATCCAGCGGCTGTTTGCCACCGGGATGATGCTGGAGAGCGCGCAGCGCCGGTCGGACGTGCCGGAGGTGCAGACCGGGGTGGGCAGGGCGGTCGACGAACTGGACGTGACGATTCAGGAGATCCGTACCGCGATCTTCGCGCTGCAGCAGGAGCCGGCCGAAGCACCCTCCGGGCTGCGCACCCGGGTTCTGCGCGAGATCAACATGGCGGCGGTCCCGCTGGGCTTCAAACCGTCCCACCGCTTTCTCGGTCCGGTCGACTCCCTGGTCGGTGAGCTGACCGGGAAGAACCTGATCGCGGCGCTGCGGGAGGCGTTGTCCAACTCCTTCCGTCACGCCGGTGCGGCACGGATCGATGTGGTCGTCGACGCGACCGCCACGCTGCCCGACGGACGGGACGCGGTGCGGCTCTCGGTCGCCGACGACGGGGTGGGCATCCCGGCGGGCGGCCGGCGCAGCGGGCTGCGGAACCTGGCCCGGCGGGCGGAATCACTCGGTGGGGCCAGTTGGTTCGGGCCCGGCATCGGGGAGGACGGCGCCGGTACGACGGTGGTGTGGCAGGCGCCGCTCTGA
- the cydD gene encoding thiol reductant ABC exporter subunit CydD produces MKPIDPRLLRHARATRQFLVAVVALGLAGAALVIAQAMLVAEVVVGGFEDGLTGEGLRTPLLLLVAVALGRALVSWLTELAAYRAGAAVKSELRGRLLARAAELGPDWLSGQRTGSLVALATRGIDALDDYFARYLPQLGLAVVVPVAVLARVVTEDWVSAAIIVVTLPLIPLFMILIGWATQSRMDRQWRLLSRLSGHFLDVVAGLPTLKVFGRAKAQAESIRTITSQYRQATLRTLRIAFLSSFALELLATLSVALVAVTIGMRLVHGELDLYTGLVVLILAPEAYLPIRQVGAQYHAAAEGLSAAEEIFAVLETQPRTGGTQDVPGSLRLELEGVTVRHAGRTEPSLAGASLVVDEGETVALVGPSGVGKSTLLNVVLGFVEPDEGRVRVGGTDLASLSPERWRERIAWVPQRPHLFAGSIAENVRLARPGADDSAVTAALRDAGAYEFVAALPDGADTLLGEDGAGLSAGQRQRLALARAFLADRPVLLLDEPTASLDGETEAGIVEAVRRLAMGRTVLLVVHRPALLAVADRVVTLAPAGGAERALDETSAAVPVALAAEAFAAVPGAVSGGASVVVPRAVSGGASVVVAEPVGAQAAAVAPETAREPKVLRDTAAWTGHVLARVREAAGAQRGRLLLALLLGSLATGSAVGLMAVSGWLISRASEQPPVLYLMVAVTATRAFGIGRAVFRYAERLVSHDAVLRMLAELRVAVYRSLERIAPAGLRRTRRGDLLSRLVADVDALQDYWLRWLLPAGTAVVVGAGAAGFTGWLLPEAGLVLAAGLLLAGIGVPLVSGACARHAERRLAPARADLATRVTDLLGGTAELTVAGALPGRVDRTREADGALTRIAARAAAATALGGGLSALIAGLTVVAAALVALPAVADGRLAGVALAVVVLTPLAAFEAVTGLPVAVQYRQRVKRSAERVFEVLDAPVPVQEPAAPAEAPASPFPLELRGLSARYAGAGRDALDSIDLTLEAGRRIAVVGTSGSGKTTLAQVLLRFLDTRTGTYRIGGVEASALDGDTVRRFVGLCAQDAHIFDSSIRENLRLARTGATDAELRDALGRARLLDWAEALPDGLDTLVGEHGARLSGGQRQRLALARALLADFPVLVLDEPAEHLDLPTADALTVDLLAATQGRTTVLITHRLEGLEAVDEVVVLEAGAVVQRGPYDALAAVDGPLRLMLERERETTLASVESAGAHA; encoded by the coding sequence GTGAAACCGATCGATCCGCGTCTGCTCCGCCACGCCCGTGCCACCCGCCAGTTCCTGGTGGCAGTGGTGGCACTCGGACTGGCCGGAGCGGCGCTGGTCATCGCCCAGGCGATGCTTGTCGCCGAGGTGGTCGTGGGCGGCTTCGAGGACGGACTCACCGGTGAGGGCCTCCGCACGCCTCTCCTCCTGCTCGTTGCCGTCGCACTCGGCCGGGCCCTGGTCTCCTGGCTCACCGAACTGGCCGCCTACCGGGCCGGTGCGGCCGTCAAGTCCGAACTGCGCGGGCGTCTTCTCGCCCGGGCGGCAGAGCTGGGCCCGGACTGGCTGAGCGGGCAGCGCACCGGTTCGCTGGTGGCTCTCGCCACGCGGGGGATCGACGCGCTCGACGACTACTTCGCGCGCTACCTTCCACAGCTCGGACTCGCGGTCGTGGTTCCGGTGGCCGTGCTGGCCAGAGTCGTCACCGAGGACTGGGTATCGGCCGCGATCATCGTCGTCACGCTGCCGCTCATCCCGCTGTTCATGATTCTGATCGGCTGGGCCACCCAGTCGCGGATGGACCGGCAGTGGCGCCTGCTCTCCCGGCTCTCGGGACACTTCCTCGACGTGGTCGCGGGACTGCCGACGCTGAAGGTCTTCGGCCGGGCCAAGGCCCAGGCCGAGTCCATCCGCACCATCACCTCGCAGTACCGGCAGGCGACCCTGCGCACTCTGCGGATCGCCTTTCTCTCCTCCTTCGCCCTGGAGCTCCTGGCGACGCTGTCGGTGGCGCTCGTCGCCGTCACGATCGGCATGCGCCTTGTGCACGGTGAGCTCGACCTCTACACCGGACTGGTGGTGCTGATCCTCGCGCCCGAGGCCTACCTGCCGATCCGGCAGGTAGGCGCTCAGTACCACGCCGCCGCCGAGGGACTGTCGGCCGCGGAGGAGATCTTCGCCGTCCTGGAGACCCAGCCGCGCACGGGCGGTACGCAGGACGTTCCCGGTTCGCTGCGGCTGGAGCTGGAAGGAGTGACCGTTCGGCACGCCGGGCGCACCGAACCCTCGCTCGCCGGGGCCTCGCTGGTGGTGGACGAGGGGGAGACCGTCGCGCTGGTCGGTCCGAGCGGCGTCGGCAAGTCCACCCTGCTGAACGTGGTGCTGGGGTTCGTGGAACCCGACGAGGGCCGGGTGCGGGTCGGCGGGACCGATCTGGCTTCCCTCTCCCCCGAGCGCTGGCGCGAGCGGATCGCCTGGGTGCCGCAGCGGCCACACCTCTTCGCGGGTTCGATCGCGGAGAACGTCCGGCTGGCCCGCCCCGGGGCGGACGACAGCGCGGTGACGGCTGCGCTGCGCGATGCCGGGGCGTACGAGTTCGTGGCCGCGTTGCCGGATGGCGCCGACACGCTTCTCGGCGAGGACGGCGCGGGGCTTTCCGCCGGACAGCGCCAGCGGCTCGCGCTCGCCCGGGCGTTCCTTGCGGACCGGCCGGTGCTGCTGCTCGACGAGCCGACCGCGAGCCTGGACGGGGAGACGGAGGCGGGCATCGTCGAGGCGGTACGACGGCTGGCGATGGGCCGGACCGTCCTGCTGGTCGTCCACCGGCCGGCGCTTCTGGCGGTGGCCGACCGGGTGGTGACGCTGGCTCCTGCCGGAGGGGCCGAGCGGGCGTTGGACGAGACGTCTGCCGCGGTGCCCGTGGCGTTGGCGGCCGAGGCATTCGCTGCGGTGCCTGGTGCGGTGTCCGGTGGCGCGTCCGTTGTGGTGCCCCGGGCGGTGTCCGGTGGCGCGTCCGTTGTGGTGGCCGAGCCGGTGGGGGCGCAGGCAGCCGCCGTGGCGCCCGAGACGGCACGGGAACCCAAGGTGCTGCGGGACACCGCAGCCTGGACCGGACATGTGCTCGCCCGGGTGAGGGAGGCCGCCGGCGCGCAGCGCGGCAGGCTGCTGCTGGCGCTGTTGCTGGGGAGCCTGGCGACGGGCTCGGCCGTCGGCCTCATGGCCGTTTCCGGCTGGCTGATCTCCCGCGCCTCCGAACAGCCTCCGGTTCTCTATCTGATGGTGGCGGTGACGGCGACCCGCGCCTTCGGGATCGGGCGGGCGGTCTTCCGCTACGCCGAGCGCCTCGTCTCGCACGATGCCGTGCTCCGCATGCTCGCCGAGCTCCGTGTCGCGGTCTACCGAAGCCTGGAGCGCATCGCGCCCGCGGGCCTGCGCCGGACCCGGCGGGGAGACCTGCTCTCACGGCTCGTCGCCGATGTGGACGCCCTTCAGGACTACTGGCTGCGGTGGCTGCTGCCCGCGGGGACCGCGGTCGTCGTAGGGGCGGGAGCCGCCGGCTTCACCGGCTGGCTGCTGCCGGAGGCGGGCCTCGTACTGGCCGCCGGACTGTTGCTGGCGGGGATCGGGGTCCCGCTCGTCAGCGGAGCCTGCGCCCGGCACGCGGAGCGCCGCCTGGCGCCCGCACGGGCCGATCTGGCCACCCGGGTCACCGACCTGCTCGGCGGAACGGCCGAGCTGACCGTCGCGGGTGCGCTCCCGGGGCGCGTGGACCGGACCCGGGAGGCCGATGGCGCGCTGACCCGGATCGCCGCCCGGGCAGCGGCCGCCACCGCGCTCGGCGGCGGTCTCAGCGCTCTGATCGCAGGCCTCACCGTGGTCGCGGCCGCTCTCGTCGCCCTTCCCGCAGTGGCCGATGGCCGACTGGCCGGTGTGGCACTCGCCGTGGTCGTCCTCACCCCGCTGGCCGCCTTCGAAGCCGTGACCGGCCTGCCGGTCGCCGTGCAGTACCGGCAGCGCGTCAAGCGGAGCGCGGAGCGGGTGTTCGAGGTGCTGGACGCCCCGGTTCCGGTGCAGGAACCCGCCGCCCCGGCCGAGGCTCCCGCGTCGCCCTTCCCCCTGGAACTGAGGGGGCTGTCCGCCCGCTACGCAGGGGCCGGACGCGATGCGTTGGACTCCATCGACCTCACACTGGAGGCAGGCCGGCGGATCGCGGTCGTGGGAACGTCCGGTTCGGGGAAGACCACGCTGGCCCAGGTCCTGCTCAGGTTCCTGGACACACGGACGGGGACGTACCGGATCGGTGGGGTGGAAGCCTCCGCGCTGGACGGGGATACGGTGCGGCGGTTCGTCGGCCTCTGCGCCCAGGACGCCCACATCTTCGACAGTTCCATCCGGGAGAATCTGCGGCTGGCCCGTACCGGCGCGACAGACGCGGAACTGCGCGACGCCCTCGGACGGGCCCGGCTGCTCGACTGGGCGGAGGCACTGCCGGACGGCCTGGACACCCTCGTCGGTGAGCACGGCGCCCGCCTTTCCGGCGGTCAGCGCCAGCGGCTCGCCCTGGCACGGGCACTGCTCGCGGACTTCCCCGTGCTGGTCCTGGACGAGCCGGCCGAGCATCTCGACCTGCCGACGGCCGATGCCTTGACCGTGGACCTGCTGGCGGCCACCCAGGGGCGTACGACGGTACTGATCACACACCGTCTCGAAGGCCTGGAAGCCGTCGACGAGGTTGTCGTTCTGGAGGCGGGTGCCGTCGTGCAGCGCGGCCCGTACGACGCCCTCGCAGCGGTGGACGGGCCGCTGCGCCTGATGCTTGAGCGTGAACGGGAGACCACACTCGCTTCCGTCGAGTCGGCGGGCGCACATGCGTGA
- the cydB gene encoding cytochrome d ubiquinol oxidase subunit II — MELHDVWFVLIAVLWTGYFFLEGFDFGIGVLTKLLARDRKERRVLINTIGPVWDGNEVWLLSAGGATFAAFPEWYATLFSGFYLPLLIILLCLIVRGVAFEYRAKRPEVKWQTNWEHAIFWTSLIPALLWGVAFGNIVRGVKIDADMEYVGNFWDLLNPYAILGGLVTLFLFTFHGAVFAGLKTVGDIRARARSLALKLGVVTAVLALGFLIWTQIDNGDSWSLIAMIVAVVALVGAIGAIAAGREGWSFAFSGVTIAAAVAMLFLTLFPNVMPSSLNDAWSLTVTNASSSPYTLKIMTWCAGIATPVVLLYQGWTYWVFRKRIGTQHIADAH; from the coding sequence ATGGAACTCCACGACGTCTGGTTCGTGCTCATCGCCGTTCTCTGGACCGGCTATTTCTTCCTGGAGGGATTCGACTTCGGGATCGGTGTCCTGACCAAGCTGCTGGCGCGGGACCGTAAGGAACGACGGGTCCTGATCAATACGATCGGACCCGTCTGGGACGGCAACGAGGTGTGGCTGCTCAGTGCCGGCGGGGCGACCTTCGCCGCGTTTCCCGAGTGGTACGCCACGCTGTTCTCCGGCTTCTACCTGCCGCTGCTGATCATCCTGCTCTGCCTGATCGTGCGGGGTGTCGCCTTCGAGTACCGGGCGAAGCGGCCCGAGGTGAAGTGGCAGACCAACTGGGAGCACGCGATCTTCTGGACCTCGCTGATCCCGGCCCTGCTCTGGGGAGTGGCCTTCGGGAACATCGTCCGCGGCGTGAAGATCGATGCGGACATGGAGTACGTGGGCAACTTCTGGGACCTGCTCAATCCGTACGCGATCCTCGGCGGACTGGTCACGCTCTTCCTCTTCACCTTCCACGGTGCGGTGTTCGCCGGCCTCAAGACGGTCGGGGACATCCGGGCCCGGGCGCGCAGTCTGGCGCTGAAGCTGGGCGTGGTCACCGCGGTTCTCGCTCTGGGTTTCCTGATCTGGACCCAGATCGACAACGGTGACAGCTGGAGCCTGATCGCGATGATCGTCGCCGTGGTGGCCCTGGTCGGGGCGATCGGAGCCATTGCGGCGGGACGCGAGGGCTGGTCCTTCGCCTTCTCCGGGGTGACCATCGCGGCCGCGGTCGCCATGTTGTTCCTGACGCTCTTCCCGAACGTCATGCCGTCCTCGCTGAACGATGCCTGGAGCCTCACGGTCACCAATGCCTCGTCCAGCCCGTACACGCTGAAGATCATGACCTGGTGTGCGGGGATCGCCACTCCTGTCGTCCTGCTCTACCAGGGCTGGACGTACTGGGTGTTCCGCAAGCGCATCGGTACGCAGCACATCGCCGACGCGCACTGA
- a CDS encoding cytochrome ubiquinol oxidase subunit I, which produces MELALAPETLARWQFGTTTVYHFLFVPLTISLAALTAGLQTAWVRTNKEKYLRATKFWGKLFLINIAMGVVTGIVQEFQFGMNWSDYSRFVGDIFGAPLAFEALIAFFFESTFIGLWIFGWDKLPKKIHLACIWMVSIGTILSAYFILAANSWMQHPVGYRINKERGRAELTDFWHVLTQNTALAQFFHTITAAFLVGGAFMVGIAAFHLARKKHIPVMRTSLRLGLITIVISGLLTAVSGDQLGKVMFKQQPMKMAAAEALWDGQNSAPFSIFAYGDVSKGHNSVEISIPGILSFLADDNFNSYVPGINDINKAEQERFGPGDYRPNIPVAFWSFRWMIGFGMASFGLGILGLWLTRKKFMLPPGMRTGEDEVPHLVLFKNKALSPKLAKCYWIVALWTLLFPLIANSWGWIFTEMGRQPWVVYGVLQTRDAVSPGVSQGEVLTSMILFTVLYAVLAVIEVKLLVKYIKAGPPELTDADLNPPTRIGGDDNDADRPMAFSY; this is translated from the coding sequence GTGGAGCTGGCTCTGGCGCCGGAGACCCTGGCGCGATGGCAGTTCGGAACGACCACCGTCTACCACTTCCTCTTCGTTCCCCTGACGATCTCTCTGGCCGCGCTCACCGCCGGCCTGCAGACCGCCTGGGTGCGGACCAATAAGGAGAAGTACCTCAGAGCCACCAAGTTCTGGGGAAAGCTCTTCCTGATCAACATCGCCATGGGCGTCGTCACGGGCATCGTCCAGGAGTTCCAGTTCGGGATGAACTGGTCCGACTACTCGCGGTTCGTCGGCGACATCTTCGGTGCCCCGCTCGCGTTCGAGGCGCTGATCGCCTTCTTCTTCGAGTCCACGTTCATCGGCCTGTGGATCTTCGGCTGGGACAAGCTGCCGAAGAAGATCCACCTCGCCTGCATCTGGATGGTCTCGATCGGCACCATCCTCTCCGCGTACTTCATCCTGGCGGCCAACTCCTGGATGCAGCACCCGGTCGGCTACCGCATCAACAAGGAACGCGGACGCGCCGAGCTCACCGACTTCTGGCACGTGCTCACGCAGAACACCGCGCTCGCCCAGTTCTTCCACACCATCACGGCGGCCTTCCTGGTCGGTGGCGCGTTCATGGTCGGCATCGCCGCCTTCCACCTGGCGCGCAAGAAGCACATCCCCGTGATGCGGACCTCGCTGCGGCTCGGACTGATCACCATCGTGATCTCCGGTCTCCTCACCGCCGTCAGCGGTGACCAGCTGGGCAAGGTGATGTTCAAGCAGCAGCCGATGAAGATGGCGGCGGCCGAGGCGCTGTGGGACGGGCAGAACTCCGCACCCTTCTCGATCTTCGCGTACGGAGACGTGAGCAAGGGCCACAACTCCGTCGAGATCTCGATCCCCGGGATACTGTCCTTCCTCGCCGACGACAACTTCAACTCGTACGTCCCCGGCATCAACGACATCAACAAGGCCGAACAGGAACGCTTCGGGCCCGGCGACTACCGGCCCAACATCCCCGTCGCCTTCTGGAGCTTCCGGTGGATGATCGGCTTCGGTATGGCGTCCTTCGGCCTCGGGATCCTCGGACTGTGGCTGACCCGGAAGAAGTTCATGCTGCCGCCGGGGATGCGCACCGGTGAGGACGAGGTGCCCCACCTGGTCCTGTTCAAGAACAAGGCGCTGAGCCCGAAGCTCGCCAAGTGCTACTGGATCGTCGCGCTGTGGACCCTGCTCTTCCCGCTGATCGCCAACTCCTGGGGCTGGATCTTCACCGAGATGGGCCGTCAGCCCTGGGTGGTCTACGGCGTCCTGCAGACCCGTGACGCGGTCTCCCCCGGTGTCTCCCAGGGCGAGGTGCTCACCTCGATGATCCTGTTCACGGTGCTCTACGCGGTGCTCGCCGTCATCGAGGTCAAGCTCCTCGTGAAGTACATCAAGGCCGGACCGCCGGAGCTCACCGACGCCGACCTCAACCCGCCCACCAGGATCGGCGGCGACGACAACGACGCCGACCGCCCCATGGCCTTCTCCTACTGA
- the hisC gene encoding histidinol-phosphate transaminase, translating into MSETSPKLRAELDGVPAYVPGKPAAADGPLAFKLSSNENPYPPLPGVMESALAAAANFNRYPDMACTGLMNELANRFGVPLSHLATGTGSVGVAQQLLQATSGPGDEVIYAWRSFEAYPIITQVSGATSVKVPLTDGEVHDLDAMADAITDRTRMIFVCNPNNPTGTVVRRAELERFLDRVPGDVLVVLDEAYKEFIRDVEVPDGIEIYRDRPNVAVLRTFSKAYGLAGLRVGFAVAHEPVAAALRKTAVPFGVSQLAQDAAVASLRAEDELLGRVGSLVCERQKVYETLVRQGWTVPESQANFVWLRLGDRTADFAAVCEKAGVVVRPFAGEGVRVSIGEDEANDLFLKVTESYRKDL; encoded by the coding sequence GTGAGCGAGACGAGCCCCAAGCTGCGTGCCGAACTGGATGGCGTCCCTGCCTATGTGCCGGGCAAGCCGGCCGCGGCGGACGGACCGCTCGCGTTCAAGCTGTCCTCCAACGAGAATCCGTACCCGCCGCTGCCGGGAGTGATGGAGTCCGCGCTGGCCGCGGCCGCGAACTTCAACCGGTACCCGGACATGGCGTGCACCGGTCTGATGAACGAGCTGGCGAACCGTTTCGGCGTGCCGCTCTCACACCTGGCCACCGGTACCGGTTCGGTCGGCGTGGCCCAGCAGCTGCTGCAGGCCACCTCGGGCCCGGGCGACGAGGTCATCTACGCCTGGCGTTCCTTCGAGGCGTACCCGATCATCACCCAGGTCAGCGGGGCGACCTCGGTGAAGGTGCCGCTGACCGACGGTGAGGTGCACGATCTGGACGCGATGGCGGACGCGATCACCGACCGGACCCGGATGATCTTCGTCTGCAACCCGAACAACCCGACCGGCACCGTGGTGCGCCGGGCGGAGCTGGAGCGGTTCCTGGACCGGGTGCCGGGCGATGTGCTCGTGGTGCTCGACGAGGCGTACAAGGAGTTCATCCGCGACGTCGAGGTTCCCGACGGCATCGAGATCTACCGGGACCGGCCCAATGTGGCGGTGCTGCGCACGTTCTCCAAGGCCTACGGTCTGGCGGGGCTGCGGGTCGGCTTCGCCGTGGCCCACGAGCCGGTGGCGGCCGCGCTGCGCAAGACGGCGGTGCCCTTCGGCGTCAGCCAGCTGGCCCAGGACGCGGCGGTGGCGTCACTGCGGGCCGAGGATGAACTCCTGGGCCGGGTGGGTTCCTTGGTGTGCGAGCGGCAGAAGGTGTACGAGACGCTGGTGCGGCAGGGCTGGACGGTGCCCGAGTCCCAGGCGAACTTCGTCTGGCTGCGGCTGGGGGACCGTACCGCCGACTTTGCCGCGGTCTGCGAGAAGGCCGGTGTGGTGGTCAGGCCCTTCGCCGGTGAGGGTGTGCGGGTCTCGATCGGCGAGGACGAGGCGAACGACCTGTTCCTGAAGGTGACGGAGTCGTACCGCAAGGATCTGTAG
- a CDS encoding LacI family DNA-binding transcriptional regulator, translating to MTAAGKHQVSRTETPRRGGRQGRAGIRDVAAAAGVSITTVSDALNGKGRLPDATRSHVREVAERLGYRPSAAARTLRTGKSGLIGLTVTTYGDEPFTFTEFAYFAEMARAATSAALARGYALVILPATSRHDVWSNVALDGTVVIDPSDQDPVVTELVRQGLPVVSDGRPAGTLPVTAWVDNDHRAAVLDLLDHLAAAGARRIGLLTGTTTDTYTRLSTTAYLHWCERVGQDPVYESYPAHDPCAGAVAADRLLARPDRPDAVYGLFDPNGTDLLAAARRYGLRVPEDLLLVCCSESTVYATTEPPITTLSLKPRRIGTAVVQLLIDAIEGVDQDGPVEQVIPTELIVRTSSQRRPPRTTVSAPRSPAGD from the coding sequence ATGACAGCAGCAGGGAAGCACCAGGTGAGCCGGACGGAGACCCCCCGGCGCGGCGGCCGGCAGGGACGAGCAGGTATCCGGGACGTGGCCGCCGCCGCCGGGGTCTCCATCACGACCGTCTCCGACGCGCTCAACGGCAAGGGCAGGCTCCCGGACGCCACCCGCAGCCATGTCCGCGAGGTCGCCGAGCGCTTGGGCTATCGCCCTTCCGCCGCGGCCCGAACGCTCCGTACCGGCAAGTCGGGCCTGATCGGCCTGACCGTGACCACCTACGGGGATGAACCTTTCACCTTCACCGAATTCGCGTACTTCGCCGAGATGGCCAGAGCCGCCACCTCTGCCGCACTCGCCCGCGGCTATGCCCTCGTCATCCTTCCCGCCACCTCACGCCACGACGTCTGGTCCAACGTCGCACTCGACGGCACCGTCGTCATCGACCCCTCCGACCAGGACCCGGTGGTCACCGAACTCGTACGCCAGGGACTGCCCGTCGTCTCCGACGGCCGGCCGGCCGGGACCCTCCCGGTCACCGCCTGGGTCGACAACGACCACCGGGCAGCCGTCCTCGACCTGCTCGACCACCTCGCCGCAGCCGGCGCGCGCCGCATCGGACTGCTCACCGGCACCACCACCGACACGTACACCCGGCTGTCCACCACCGCGTACCTCCACTGGTGCGAGCGCGTCGGCCAGGACCCGGTGTACGAGTCCTACCCCGCCCACGACCCGTGCGCGGGCGCGGTGGCAGCGGACCGCCTGCTGGCCCGTCCGGACCGCCCGGACGCCGTCTACGGCCTCTTCGACCCCAACGGCACCGATCTGCTGGCGGCCGCCCGCCGGTACGGTCTGCGCGTCCCGGAGGACCTGCTCCTGGTCTGCTGCAGCGAGTCCACCGTGTACGCGACGACCGAGCCGCCCATCACCACGCTCTCGCTCAAGCCGCGCCGCATCGGCACGGCGGTCGTCCAGCTGCTCATCGACGCCATCGAAGGCGTCGACCAGGACGGACCGGTGGAACAGGTCATACCGACGGAACTCATCGTCCGGACCTCCTCGCAACGCCGTCCGCCACGCACCACGGTCAGCGCTCCACGCTCCCCGGCCGGGGACTGA